One stretch of Enterobacter sp. RHBSTW-00994 DNA includes these proteins:
- a CDS encoding LysR substrate-binding domain-containing protein produces MSFDITSDITFRKLSIFMTFMEKGNIARTAETLGLSGVSVHRALHTLEENVRCPLFTHKGRNLIALPSAWTLLEYCQEVMQVMERGLEEARKIAGIGQGRLRVGTLYSLTLETVPRLIMGMKLRRPDLEMDLTMGSNETLLHMLDEGSLDAILISISESDIDRNSLEVLPLFHDDIFLAAPASATLHTSGLADLRDYKDQKFVALAEGFATYAGFQEAFHIAGFEPEIVTRVNDIFSMLSLVQAGVGFTLMPGRMKKVYENSVQLLKLAQPYQMQQLIAIVFARNREQDPSLRALAAEGRMYARSLQDGV; encoded by the coding sequence ATGAGTTTCGATATCACGAGCGACATTACATTCCGCAAGCTCAGTATTTTCATGACTTTTATGGAAAAAGGTAACATCGCGCGTACCGCCGAAACTCTGGGCCTGAGCGGCGTCAGCGTGCATCGTGCACTGCATACTCTGGAAGAGAATGTCCGCTGCCCGCTCTTCACCCACAAAGGCCGCAACCTGATTGCGCTCCCCTCCGCCTGGACACTGCTGGAATATTGCCAGGAAGTGATGCAGGTGATGGAGCGCGGGTTAGAAGAAGCGCGAAAAATTGCCGGTATCGGCCAGGGACGCTTACGTGTCGGCACGCTGTATTCGTTAACGCTGGAAACCGTGCCCCGCCTGATTATGGGTATGAAATTGCGCCGCCCGGATCTTGAGATGGATCTCACGATGGGCTCTAACGAAACCTTGTTGCACATGCTGGATGAAGGCTCGCTGGATGCGATTTTAATCTCCATCTCTGAAAGTGATATTGACCGCAACAGCCTCGAAGTTCTGCCGCTGTTTCATGATGATATCTTCCTGGCGGCCCCAGCTTCGGCCACGTTACACACCAGCGGGCTGGCCGACCTGCGCGATTATAAAGATCAGAAATTTGTCGCCCTGGCGGAAGGGTTTGCCACTTATGCCGGTTTTCAGGAAGCCTTTCACATTGCCGGATTTGAGCCTGAGATCGTCACCCGCGTGAATGACATCTTCTCGATGCTGAGTCTGGTACAGGCGGGCGTGGGCTTTACGCTGATGCCCGGCAGAATGAAGAAGGTGTATGAGAACTCAGTGCAACTTTTGAAGCTGGCACAGCCGTACCAGATGCAACAGCTTATCGCCATTGTCTTTGCCCGCAACCGCGAGCAAGATCCAAGCCTGCGGGCATTAGCCGCCGAAGGGCGGATGTACGCCCGTAGCTTGCAGGACGGCGTCTGA
- the mdcH gene encoding malonate decarboxylase subunit epsilon — translation MKILFTFPGQGTQHPDMLQHLPGTELDQAREILGTEADALDTPDSLRHTRAVQLSLLIAGVAWARELERRGISADIVSGLSIGAYPAAVVAGVLDFADALQLVALRGDLMEQAYPHGYGLTAIMGLTLSQVETLIADSGTYIANLNAETQIVIAGSNEGMAQVAKRALEKGASKAHRLAVSVPSHCELLAEPARKLEDAFRQVTLSRPRCAYLSGSTGRVLWQPEKIADDLAMNMARTVRWQDAVISANERDARLAIEMPPGGVLTCLTRQAAWEGESISLERSGVDVAVHLAKRLRA, via the coding sequence ATGAAAATACTGTTTACCTTTCCGGGGCAGGGGACACAACATCCCGATATGCTGCAACATTTGCCGGGTACGGAACTGGATCAGGCGCGTGAGATATTGGGAACCGAAGCCGATGCGCTGGACACCCCCGATTCGCTACGCCATACCCGTGCGGTACAGCTCTCTTTACTTATTGCCGGTGTCGCCTGGGCGCGTGAACTTGAGCGTCGAGGGATCTCGGCGGATATCGTCAGTGGCCTGTCGATAGGCGCTTATCCCGCTGCGGTGGTTGCCGGGGTGCTTGATTTTGCTGATGCGCTGCAGTTGGTAGCGCTGCGCGGTGATTTGATGGAACAAGCGTATCCGCATGGCTATGGGCTGACAGCCATCATGGGGCTCACGCTGTCTCAGGTCGAAACCCTGATCGCGGATAGCGGGACCTATATCGCGAACCTGAATGCTGAAACGCAGATTGTGATTGCCGGAAGTAATGAGGGGATGGCGCAGGTTGCGAAACGCGCGCTGGAAAAAGGGGCTTCGAAAGCGCACCGGCTGGCGGTTAGTGTACCTTCGCATTGCGAGCTGTTGGCTGAACCGGCGCGAAAACTGGAAGATGCTTTCCGCCAGGTTACGCTCTCCCGTCCGCGCTGTGCGTACCTGAGTGGTAGTACCGGGCGCGTACTCTGGCAGCCGGAAAAGATTGCCGATGATTTAGCGATGAACATGGCGCGGACAGTGCGCTGGCAGGACGCGGTGATCTCGGCAAATGAACGCGACGCGCGGCTGGCGATTGAAATGCCACCCGGCGGTGTGCTGACCTGCCTGACGAGACAGGCTGCGTGGGAAGGCGAGTCCATTTCGCTGGAACGCAGTGGCGTTGATGTGGCGGTGCATCTGGCGAAGCGGCTTCGGGCGTGA
- a CDS encoding malonate decarboxylase holo-ACP synthase — MTTTLRPHDLIWLTARDALEGITESWVDTVWHSGLPVVVRRDVDNDGRIPVGVRGLRRDQRAAGWVKPENVLRVVSPEALSVTADLLRSPFITQPPVQVALQLSQHSWPWVWGITGSTGYALATGIPVIHADSDLDLLIRAPLALSQDAFSLWQNQLSRALCRADTQVDTPEGGFALSEWLRDGKILLKTGHGPRLVVDPWHREA; from the coding sequence ATGACCACAACATTACGCCCACACGACCTCATCTGGCTTACCGCGCGTGACGCGCTGGAAGGTATTACTGAATCCTGGGTGGATACGGTCTGGCATTCTGGTCTGCCGGTGGTCGTGAGGCGTGATGTTGATAACGATGGCCGTATTCCCGTTGGCGTGCGTGGTTTGCGCCGCGATCAGCGTGCGGCTGGGTGGGTGAAACCGGAAAACGTACTTCGTGTGGTTTCACCGGAAGCCCTGAGTGTGACAGCCGATTTGTTGCGCTCACCCTTCATCACTCAGCCGCCAGTTCAGGTGGCGTTACAGCTTTCTCAGCACTCCTGGCCGTGGGTGTGGGGAATTACCGGCAGCACAGGCTATGCCCTGGCGACCGGTATTCCGGTTATCCACGCTGACAGTGACCTCGACCTGCTGATCCGCGCGCCACTCGCACTATCGCAAGACGCATTTTCCCTCTGGCAGAACCAACTGAGCCGTGCACTTTGTCGTGCGGATACGCAGGTGGATACCCCAGAAGGCGGTTTTGCGTTATCTGAGTGGCTACGGGACGGAAAAATCTTGTTAAAAACAGGCCATGGGCCGCGCCTGGTGGTCGACCCGTGGCACAGGGAGGCGTGA
- a CDS encoding AEC family transporter produces MTYVIVHALAPIFIIMLLGFWAGKAKMVDNKNVSLLNIFVMDFALPAALFSATVQTPWTGIVAQSPLILVLTLAMWITYAILYFLATSVFKKSPQDAAVLTLTVALPNYAALGLPILGSVLGEGSSTSLSVAVSIACGSVLMTPFCLLILEREKARADGNNSGSTLAMLPVLMWRSIKKPIVMGPLLGVILSAIGIKMPELVLAAIKPLGLSATAAALFLTGVILSARKLQINTMVITSTVAKLLIQPAIAWGIVLIFGLHGSVAITAILMIALSAGFFGVVFGNRFGVQSPDAEAVLLLSSVLCILSLPLFISLTSGM; encoded by the coding sequence ATGACTTACGTAATTGTTCATGCTCTTGCGCCAATTTTCATCATCATGCTACTGGGATTCTGGGCCGGTAAGGCAAAGATGGTCGATAACAAAAATGTTTCCCTGCTTAATATCTTCGTCATGGATTTTGCCCTGCCCGCTGCCCTGTTCAGTGCCACTGTGCAAACACCCTGGACGGGGATTGTGGCGCAGTCGCCGCTGATTCTGGTGCTGACTCTGGCGATGTGGATCACCTACGCCATCCTCTATTTCCTGGCAACCAGCGTCTTTAAAAAATCTCCACAGGATGCCGCTGTACTGACGCTGACAGTCGCTCTGCCAAACTACGCCGCGCTCGGCCTGCCGATCCTGGGAAGTGTGCTGGGAGAAGGGTCTTCAACATCGCTGTCTGTTGCCGTGTCAATTGCTTGCGGTTCTGTACTGATGACCCCGTTCTGTCTGCTGATCCTGGAACGCGAAAAAGCCCGAGCTGATGGCAATAACTCTGGTTCTACGCTGGCGATGTTGCCGGTACTGATGTGGCGCTCGATCAAAAAACCGATTGTGATGGGCCCGCTGCTGGGGGTGATTTTATCTGCCATTGGCATCAAAATGCCGGAGCTGGTTCTGGCTGCGATTAAACCGCTGGGCTTGTCTGCAACTGCTGCCGCGCTGTTCCTGACCGGTGTTATTCTTTCTGCCCGTAAACTGCAGATCAACACCATGGTGATCACCTCGACTGTCGCCAAACTGCTGATCCAGCCTGCGATTGCCTGGGGCATTGTGCTGATCTTCGGTCTGCACGGTTCTGTGGCGATTACCGCCATTCTGATGATTGCGCTGTCTGCTGGCTTCTTTGGTGTGGTGTTCGGCAACCGCTTTGGCGTGCAGTCGCCGGATGCAGAAGCTGTGCTGCTGTTAAGCTCCGTCCTGTGTATCCTGTCACTGCCGCTGTTTATCTCGCTGACTTCAGGAATGTAA
- the mdcE gene encoding biotin-independent malonate decarboxylase subunit gamma, with protein sequence MTSSISRGELWLQTLAPNAKRLEGLCPSVQATDGELNGEAVRFVAVVPDANNHFPRAAKGEVGLLEGWTLAKVVSETVAADADKTVKRPIVAVIDVPSQAYGRREEAFGIHQALAGAAAAYANARLAGHPVIGLIVGKAMSGAFLAHGYQANRLIAFNDKGVLIHAMGKESAARITLRTVEALEKLAATIPPMAYDISNYATLGLLENLLDISNPDAPTTHDLAQVKTTLQQAINDARQDTTLKNRLGADNRRSSALVRERMRASW encoded by the coding sequence ATGACTAGCTCAATAAGCCGCGGCGAATTATGGCTGCAAACCCTCGCTCCGAATGCGAAACGTCTGGAAGGATTATGCCCGTCCGTACAGGCAACTGACGGTGAACTCAACGGTGAAGCGGTGCGTTTCGTGGCGGTTGTCCCGGATGCGAATAATCACTTCCCGCGTGCAGCGAAGGGCGAAGTGGGTCTGCTGGAAGGGTGGACGCTGGCCAAAGTGGTGAGTGAAACCGTTGCCGCTGATGCAGATAAAACCGTGAAGCGCCCGATTGTGGCCGTGATTGACGTTCCGAGCCAGGCCTATGGTCGTCGCGAAGAGGCGTTTGGTATTCACCAGGCGCTGGCCGGTGCGGCGGCAGCGTATGCCAATGCGCGCCTGGCCGGGCATCCGGTGATTGGTCTGATTGTGGGAAAAGCGATGTCTGGTGCGTTTTTGGCGCATGGCTACCAGGCCAACCGCCTGATCGCATTCAACGATAAAGGCGTGCTGATCCACGCGATGGGGAAAGAGTCTGCGGCACGCATTACGCTGCGTACCGTGGAGGCACTGGAAAAACTGGCTGCCACCATCCCACCAATGGCCTATGACATCAGTAACTACGCTACGCTGGGGCTGCTTGAGAACCTGCTGGATATCAGCAATCCGGATGCCCCCACAACACATGATCTGGCGCAGGTGAAAACCACGCTGCAACAGGCCATCAACGACGCACGTCAGGACACCACGTTAAAAAATCGTCTGGGTGCTGACAACCGCCGCAGCTCTGCTCTTGTACGCGAACGTATGCGAGCAAGCTGGTAA
- a CDS encoding biotin-independent malonate decarboxylase subunit beta, with the protein MRDDRSFIELKARQRAHALLDDGSYRELLDPFEGIISPWLGPQGIVPQADDGMVVAKGTINGQPAVVVAIEGAFQGGSMGEVSGAKMAAALELAAEDNRNGIPTQAVLCLETGGVRLQEANLGLAAIADIHAAIVDLRRYTPVVGIVAGTVGCFGGMSIAAALCSYLIVTREARLGLNGPQVIEQEAGIEEYDSRDRPFIWSMTGGEVRYQSGLVDALVGDGVNAVKQAMNDAIAKGVPAKHRTDNYDDYLNRLTAFDTRKQADAEQIKALFAREVK; encoded by the coding sequence ATGCGTGATGACCGTAGTTTTATCGAACTAAAAGCACGTCAGCGTGCCCATGCCCTGCTGGATGACGGCAGCTACCGCGAACTGCTCGATCCGTTTGAAGGCATTATTTCACCCTGGCTGGGGCCACAGGGCATTGTGCCACAGGCCGACGACGGCATGGTGGTTGCCAAAGGGACAATCAATGGACAGCCTGCGGTGGTTGTCGCCATTGAAGGGGCATTCCAGGGGGGCAGCATGGGTGAAGTGTCCGGCGCCAAGATGGCGGCGGCACTGGAGCTGGCGGCAGAAGATAACCGCAACGGCATTCCGACACAGGCGGTTCTGTGCCTTGAAACCGGCGGTGTGCGTTTGCAGGAAGCGAATCTTGGTCTGGCGGCGATTGCCGATATCCATGCGGCGATAGTTGACCTGCGCCGCTATACCCCGGTGGTGGGTATTGTGGCCGGGACCGTCGGCTGTTTCGGCGGGATGTCCATTGCCGCCGCACTGTGCAGCTACCTGATTGTGACCCGTGAAGCGCGTCTTGGCCTCAACGGCCCGCAGGTTATTGAGCAGGAAGCGGGCATTGAAGAGTACGACTCCCGCGACCGTCCGTTTATCTGGAGCATGACCGGTGGCGAAGTGCGCTACCAGAGTGGTCTGGTGGATGCGCTGGTGGGGGATGGTGTGAATGCGGTGAAACAGGCGATGAATGACGCCATCGCCAAAGGCGTTCCGGCAAAGCATCGTACCGATAACTATGACGATTATCTGAACCGCCTGACGGCATTCGACACCCGCAAACAGGCCGATGCCGAACAAATCAAGGCGCTTTTTGCCCGGGAGGTGAAATGA
- the mdcC gene encoding malonate decarboxylase acyl carrier protein, with protein sequence MEKITLTVPASRVLSGRALAGVVGSGDMEVLFSADQGQTLTIDITTSVDNSRRRWDALFNRLQTVSSLPAGKLTIHDFGATPGVARIRIEQVFEEVNHA encoded by the coding sequence ATGGAAAAAATTACATTGACCGTGCCAGCCAGCCGCGTGTTAAGCGGCAGAGCGCTGGCAGGGGTTGTCGGCTCAGGGGATATGGAGGTGCTATTCAGCGCCGACCAGGGGCAGACCTTAACTATTGATATCACCACTTCTGTCGACAACAGCCGTCGTCGCTGGGATGCACTGTTCAATCGTCTGCAAACCGTCAGCAGCCTGCCTGCAGGCAAACTGACGATCCACGATTTTGGCGCAACACCGGGTGTCGCGCGCATTCGTATCGAACAGGTTTTTGAAGAGGTGAATCATGCGTGA
- a CDS encoding triphosphoribosyl-dephospho-CoA synthase, with protein sequence MKLLPQIQVEGGAEWLARTATQCLIDEARLSPKPGLVDSRGNGAHHDLTLALMERSAHSLTPTFQALAQQSWQRPADIALRQTVGRLGREGEQQMMVVTEGVNTHRGAIWALGLLVSAVAMLGGNARAQAVAETAAALAMLPDDAAPKVFSKGLRATHRYRVPGAREEAQQAFPHILQRALPQLRLSRLNGSSEAHARLDALMAIMTSLTDTCVLSRAGLEGLDVMQDGARAVLRAGGTAQPEGQRALAELDRQMLALNASPGGAADLLAATLFLDRVETPYSTH encoded by the coding sequence ATGAAACTTCTGCCCCAGATTCAGGTTGAAGGCGGTGCGGAATGGCTGGCGCGAACCGCCACGCAGTGTCTGATTGACGAAGCACGATTAAGCCCGAAGCCCGGTCTGGTGGACAGTCGGGGGAACGGCGCGCACCACGATTTAACGCTCGCGTTAATGGAGCGTTCCGCACACAGCCTGACCCCCACGTTTCAGGCACTGGCGCAACAAAGCTGGCAGCGTCCGGCAGACATTGCGCTCCGGCAAACCGTTGGTCGGCTTGGCCGCGAAGGCGAACAGCAGATGATGGTGGTCACGGAAGGCGTTAATACCCACCGTGGTGCAATCTGGGCACTGGGATTACTGGTGAGTGCCGTGGCGATGTTGGGGGGAAATGCTCGCGCGCAGGCCGTGGCGGAAACCGCAGCGGCCCTGGCAATGCTTCCGGATGATGCCGCGCCGAAAGTGTTTAGCAAAGGTCTTCGTGCGACGCACCGCTACCGTGTACCGGGCGCGCGTGAAGAGGCTCAGCAGGCGTTTCCGCATATTTTACAACGCGCATTGCCGCAGCTTCGTCTGAGCCGTCTGAACGGCAGCAGTGAAGCGCACGCCAGGCTCGATGCCCTGATGGCGATCATGACGTCCCTGACGGACACCTGCGTGCTGTCTCGTGCCGGGCTGGAAGGGCTGGATGTCATGCAAGACGGCGCTCGGGCAGTGCTTCGCGCCGGAGGTACGGCTCAGCCTGAAGGCCAACGCGCGCTGGCTGAACTCGATCGCCAGATGCTTGCACTTAACGCTTCGCCAGGAGGTGCGGCGGATTTGCTCGCCGCCACGCTGTTTCTCGATCGCGTCGAGACGCCATATTCAACGCATTAA
- the mdcA gene encoding malonate decarboxylase subunit alpha → MLSGQTPARAWNTRRTEKARRLASVPVQGKVLPTGDLVAMLEKLIAPGDKVVLEGNNQKQADFLSRSLAEVNPQIVHDLHMIMPSVGRSEHLDIFEKGIARKLDFSFSGTQSLRISQLLEDGQLEIGAIHTYIELYSRLYVDLSPNVALIAGFKADRKGNLYTGASTEDTPALVEAAAFHDGIVIAQVNELVDDECDLPRVDIPGSWIDYVVVADKPFFIEPLFTRDPRLIKQEHILMAMMAIKGIYAEHQVQSLNHGIGFNTAAIELLLPTYGEQLGLKGKICKHWTLNPHPTLIPAIESGWVESVHCFGGELGMEEYIRARPDVFFTGADGSMRSNRAFCQLAGQYAVDMFIGSTLQVDGYANSSTVTRGRLSGFGGAPNMGHDPHGRRHATPAWLNMITEPDPMQRGKKLVVQMVETFQAGVKPTFVEKLDAVEVAKASGMPLAPVMIYGDDVTHVLTEEGIAYLYRAKDLDERRAMVAAVAGITDIGLGVDAKRVAALRQSGKVVYPEDMGIRRTDATRSLLAAGSVSDLVEWSGGLYNPPAKFRSW, encoded by the coding sequence ATGTTATCTGGGCAAACACCCGCCCGGGCATGGAACACTCGACGCACTGAGAAAGCGCGCCGTCTGGCTTCTGTCCCGGTGCAGGGCAAGGTACTGCCAACCGGCGACCTTGTCGCCATGCTGGAAAAACTGATCGCGCCAGGCGACAAAGTCGTACTGGAAGGCAACAACCAGAAGCAGGCAGACTTTCTGTCTCGCTCACTGGCTGAAGTGAACCCGCAAATCGTGCATGACCTGCATATGATCATGCCAAGCGTCGGTCGCAGTGAGCATCTGGATATCTTTGAAAAAGGGATCGCCCGCAAGCTGGACTTCTCCTTCTCCGGGACCCAAAGCCTGCGTATTTCGCAGTTGCTGGAAGATGGGCAACTCGAAATCGGTGCAATCCATACCTACATCGAACTTTATTCTCGCCTGTACGTTGATCTCTCGCCCAATGTGGCGCTGATTGCCGGGTTTAAAGCGGACCGCAAAGGCAACCTTTACACAGGGGCCAGTACAGAAGATACCCCAGCACTGGTTGAAGCTGCGGCGTTTCACGACGGGATCGTCATCGCACAGGTGAACGAGCTGGTGGACGACGAGTGTGACCTGCCGCGCGTGGATATTCCTGGTTCCTGGATCGACTACGTGGTGGTGGCGGATAAACCGTTCTTTATCGAACCGCTGTTTACCCGCGATCCGCGCCTGATCAAACAGGAACATATCCTGATGGCGATGATGGCCATCAAAGGTATCTATGCGGAGCACCAGGTACAGTCTCTGAACCACGGGATCGGTTTTAACACCGCCGCAATTGAGCTTCTGCTGCCGACTTACGGCGAACAGCTCGGCTTGAAAGGCAAAATCTGTAAACACTGGACACTGAACCCGCATCCAACGTTGATCCCGGCGATTGAAAGCGGCTGGGTTGAGAGCGTGCACTGCTTCGGTGGTGAGCTGGGGATGGAAGAGTATATCCGTGCTCGTCCGGATGTGTTCTTTACCGGCGCAGATGGCTCTATGCGTTCCAACCGCGCGTTCTGCCAACTGGCTGGCCAGTATGCTGTTGATATGTTCATTGGTTCGACCCTGCAAGTTGATGGCTACGCTAACTCCTCAACGGTGACTCGGGGGCGTTTGTCTGGCTTCGGTGGTGCACCAAATATGGGGCACGATCCGCACGGTCGTCGTCATGCTACCCCGGCATGGCTGAATATGATCACCGAACCGGACCCGATGCAGCGAGGTAAAAAGCTGGTCGTGCAGATGGTTGAAACGTTCCAGGCTGGTGTGAAACCGACCTTCGTGGAAAAACTCGACGCAGTCGAGGTCGCGAAAGCCTCCGGTATGCCACTGGCTCCCGTAATGATTTATGGCGATGACGTGACCCACGTTCTGACGGAAGAGGGGATTGCTTACCTTTACCGTGCGAAGGATCTCGACGAGCGCCGGGCGATGGTTGCAGCCGTTGCGGGCATCACCGATATCGGCCTGGGTGTAGATGCCAAACGCGTCGCCGCGCTGCGTCAAAGCGGCAAAGTGGTTTACCCGGAAGATATGGGCATTCGCCGCACTGACGCCACCCGTTCCCTGCTGGCCGCTGGCAGTGTTTCTGACCTGGTGGAATGGTCTGGCGGTCTCTACAACCCACCTGCGAAATTCCGGAGCTGGTAA
- a CDS encoding hydrolase, protein MTQIIPSDFDIASEESAEFVPMRGVANRHLQTMLPRLIRRKLQFTPHWQRLDLPDSDFLDLAWSEEPEQARHKPRLVVFHGLEGSLYSPYAHGLIQAAKARGWLGVVMHFRGCSGEPNRQNRIYHSGETEDGTGFLRWLNEHFGRVPTAAVGYSLGGNMLACLLAKEGASVPLDAAVIVSAPFMLEQCSYHMEKGFSRVYQRYLLNLLKANAARKLKAYPDTLPVSLRQLKKVRRIREFDDLITAKIHGFADAIDYYRQCSAMPLLSKITQPTLIIHAKDDPFMDHHSIPAQEYLPANVQYQLTEHGGHVGFVGGTLRHPRMWLETRIPDWLTSYLESAK, encoded by the coding sequence ATGACCCAAATAATTCCATCCGACTTCGACATCGCGTCCGAAGAAAGCGCAGAGTTCGTGCCCATGCGTGGTGTGGCAAACCGCCACCTGCAAACCATGCTGCCGCGCCTGATTCGCCGCAAGCTACAGTTCACACCGCACTGGCAACGCCTGGATTTACCCGACAGTGACTTTTTGGATCTCGCCTGGAGCGAAGAGCCTGAGCAGGCCCGGCATAAACCACGTCTGGTGGTATTTCATGGGCTGGAGGGCAGCTTGTACAGCCCCTACGCGCACGGTTTGATCCAGGCGGCAAAAGCGCGTGGCTGGCTTGGCGTGGTGATGCATTTTCGCGGATGCAGCGGCGAACCCAATCGCCAGAACCGGATTTACCATTCCGGCGAAACCGAAGACGGCACAGGGTTTTTACGCTGGCTGAATGAGCATTTTGGCCGCGTACCTACCGCAGCAGTAGGCTACTCGCTGGGCGGAAACATGCTCGCCTGTTTGCTGGCAAAAGAAGGCGCGTCGGTTCCGTTGGATGCCGCCGTGATTGTCTCTGCACCGTTCATGCTGGAGCAGTGCAGCTACCATATGGAAAAGGGCTTTTCACGCGTTTATCAGCGCTACTTGCTCAACCTGCTGAAAGCCAACGCGGCACGTAAACTGAAAGCCTACCCGGACACATTGCCGGTCAGCCTGCGTCAACTGAAAAAAGTGCGTCGTATCCGCGAGTTTGACGATCTGATCACTGCCAAGATCCACGGTTTTGCCGATGCGATTGACTATTATCGTCAGTGCAGCGCCATGCCGTTGCTCAGCAAAATAACCCAACCCACGCTGATCATTCATGCCAAAGATGACCCCTTTATGGATCATCACTCCATACCCGCGCAGGAATATCTGCCCGCCAATGTGCAATATCAACTGACCGAGCATGGCGGCCATGTCGGTTTTGTTGGCGGCACGCTCAGACATCCCCGGATGTGGCTGGAGACACGTATTCCTGACTGGTTAACCTCTTATCTGGAAAGCGCAAAATGA
- a CDS encoding YheU family protein: protein MIIPWQDLAPETLDNLIESFVLREGTDYGEHEHSLEQKVADVKRQLKSGDVVLVWSELHETVNIMPRNALHG, encoded by the coding sequence ATGATTATTCCCTGGCAGGATCTGGCTCCCGAAACGCTCGATAATCTGATTGAAAGCTTTGTGTTGCGTGAAGGCACAGATTATGGTGAACATGAACATTCGCTTGAACAAAAGGTCGCCGATGTGAAGCGCCAGTTGAAAAGTGGCGATGTAGTGCTGGTGTGGTCCGAATTGCACGAAACGGTCAATATCATGCCCCGCAACGCGCTTCATGGCTGA
- a CDS encoding phosphoribulokinase has translation MSARHPVIAVTGSSGAGTTTTSLAFRKIFAQLNLRAAEVEGDSFHRYTRPEMDMAIRKARDLGKHISYFGPDANDFGLLEQTFHAYGQTGKGQSRKYLHTYDEAVPWNQVPGTFTPWQPLPEPTDVLFYEGLHGGVVTPHHNVARHVDLLVGVVPIVNLEWIQKLTRDTSERGHSREAVMDSVVRSMEDYINFLTPQFSRTHINFQRVPTVDTSNPFAAKSIPSLDESFVVIHFRNLEGIDYPWLLAMLQGSFISHMNTLVVPGGKMGLAMELIMTPLVERLMEGKKIA, from the coding sequence ATGTCTGCCAGACATCCGGTTATTGCCGTTACAGGTTCGAGTGGGGCAGGAACAACCACCACCAGCCTCGCCTTTCGCAAGATTTTCGCGCAACTGAACTTACGGGCAGCCGAAGTCGAAGGGGACAGTTTCCATCGCTATACTCGCCCTGAAATGGATATGGCCATTCGCAAGGCTCGCGATCTCGGTAAACATATCAGCTACTTTGGGCCTGATGCTAACGACTTCGGCCTGCTTGAGCAGACATTTCATGCGTACGGGCAAACAGGTAAAGGGCAATCCCGTAAGTATCTGCATACCTATGATGAAGCCGTCCCCTGGAATCAGGTTCCCGGCACGTTCACGCCATGGCAACCGCTTCCTGAACCAACCGACGTGCTCTTTTATGAAGGCTTGCACGGCGGTGTGGTCACACCACATCACAACGTGGCGCGACATGTGGATTTGCTGGTCGGCGTGGTTCCTATCGTCAACCTGGAGTGGATCCAAAAGCTCACACGCGATACCAGCGAACGCGGTCATTCCCGTGAAGCCGTGATGGATTCGGTCGTGCGTTCGATGGAGGATTACATCAACTTCCTGACGCCGCAGTTCTCGCGTACGCACATCAACTTCCAGCGCGTCCCGACGGTCGATACCTCCAACCCTTTTGCGGCCAAAAGTATTCCTTCTCTGGATGAGAGTTTTGTAGTGATTCACTTCCGAAATCTGGAAGGTATTGATTACCCCTGGCTGCTTGCAATGTTGCAGGGCTCGTTTATTTCCCACATGAATACATTGGTGGTTCCGGGCGGGAAAATGGGGCTGGCGATGGAGTTGATCATGACGCCGCTGGTCGAGCGACTGATGGAAGGGAAGAAGATCGCATGA
- a CDS encoding OsmC family protein gives MQARVKWVEGLTFLGESASGHQILMDGNSGDKAPSPMEMVLMAAGGCSAIDVVSILQKGRHDVTDCEVKLTSERREEAPRLFTHINLHFIVTGKDLKDAAVSRAVDLSAEKYCSVALMLEKAVNITHSYEVIEA, from the coding sequence ATGCAAGCGCGTGTGAAATGGGTTGAAGGTTTAACATTCCTGGGCGAATCCGCTTCTGGACACCAGATTTTGATGGATGGTAACTCCGGCGATAAAGCACCAAGTCCGATGGAGATGGTGCTGATGGCGGCGGGTGGATGCAGCGCAATTGACGTGGTATCTATTCTGCAAAAAGGTCGTCATGACGTGACAGATTGCGAAGTTAAGCTGACATCAGAGCGTCGTGAAGAAGCGCCGCGCCTGTTTACGCACATCAATCTGCATTTTATTGTCACCGGTAAAGATCTGAAGGATGCGGCAGTATCACGCGCGGTTGATCTTTCTGCTGAGAAATACTGCTCTGTGGCGTTAATGCTGGAAAAAGCGGTAAATATCACGCATTCCTACGAAGTGATTGAAGCCTGA